A single Patagioenas fasciata isolate bPatFas1 chromosome 16, bPatFas1.hap1, whole genome shotgun sequence DNA region contains:
- the MYT1 gene encoding myelin transcription factor 1 produces MSLENDDKRARTRSKSIRVPTELIGQEVSCPTPGCNGSGHIRGKYARHRSLQSCPLAKKRKLQDVETEHLVSKRKSHPLKLALDEGYNVDSDGSEEAEAKEESGSEESEGTLEEDESEVVEQEETHSPEPADEGSPAKSTHYGQNTATSTSGPSKANYSSYQEIIANSLLNLGQIAEETLAIEGQLPEAELQVSKPPSNVVHLVHEDPGEELVEEECDKEIIIQTEDAEEVIEVTSERSSELCPEHRDDANCEESCKLQKAEAEEEDEENEEEDEDDDEEEEEEEEEEEEEEEEDEEDEEMAPEVICEEAPHTSQDTQKSHCEGQFSPKPEYSVIVEVRSDDDKDDDARSQKSAVTDESEMYDMMTRGNLGLLEQAIALKAEQVKIVREPSRLPGEHVKHFQVDEKQSKPLDSIRKNYYGKDSSRPEKREIKCPTPGCDGTGHVTGLYPHHRSLSGCPHKDRIPPEILAMHENVLKCPTPGCTGQGHVNSNRNTHRSLSGCPIAAAEKLAKSHEKQQTQSGDPTKTSSNSDRILRPMCFVKQLEIPQYGSYRPNMVPATPRANLAKELEKYSKVTFDYASFDAQVFGKRMLAPKIQTSETSPKAFKSKPFPKASSPSHSPSGSYVKSTSSSSTAFDYSHDAEAAHMAATAILNLSTRCWEMPENLSTKQQEAPGKSMDIEVDENGTLDLSMNKHRKRESTFPSSSSCSSSPSIKSPDVSQRQNSTSATSSTMTSPQSSQASRQDEWDGPIDYTKPNRQREEEPEESEPAAHSFASSEADEQEVSEENFEERKYPGEVTLSNFKLKFLSKDIKKELLTCPTPGCDGSGHITGNYASHRSLSGCPLADKSLRNLMAAHSADLKCPTPGCDGSGHITGNYASHRSLSGCPRAKKSGIKITPTKDDKEDPELMKCPVPGCVGLGHISGKYASHRSASGCPLAARRQKEGSLNGSSFSWKSLKNEGPTCPTPGCDGSGHANGSFLTHRSLSGCPRATFAGKKGKLSGDEILNTKFKTSDVLENDEEIKQLNKEISELNESNTEMEAAMVKLQSQISTMEKNLKNIEEENKIIEEQNEALFLELSGLSQALIQSLANIRLPHMEPISEQNFDAYVNTLTDMYTNQDCYQNPENKDLLESIKQAVKGIQV; encoded by the exons ATGAGTTTAGAAAATGACGATAAGAGAGCACGCACGCGATCGAAGTCTatcagag TGCCCACAGAGCTCATCGGCCAGGAGGTGAG CTGTCCAACCCCAGGCTGTAACGGCTCAGGACACATCCGTGGGAAGTATGCAAGACACAGAAG TTTACAAAGCTGCCCTCTGGCAAAGAAGAGGAAGCTTCAGGATGTGGAGACCGAACATCTGGTGTCAAAGAGAAAATCCCATCCGCTCAAGCTGGCCTTGGATGAAGGCTACAATGTCGACAGCGATGGCAGCGAGGAGGCCGAGGCGAAGGAGGAATCTGGCTCTGAAGAGTCGGAGGGGACGCTGGAGGAGGACGAGTCAGAGGTGGTGGAGCAGGAGGAGACCCACAGCCCCGAGCCAGCAGATG AGGGAAGCCCAGCAAAATCAACCCATTACGGACAAAACACGGCAACAAGTACATCTGGGCCCAGCAAGGCCAACTACAGCAGCTATCAAGAAATAATTGCCAACTCCCTCCTCAACCTTGGCCAGATAGCGGAGGAAACCCTCGCCATCGAAGGGCAGCTGCCTGAAGCTGAGCTGCAGGTCTCCAAGCCGCCATCCAACGTTGTGCACCTGGTCCATGAGGATCcaggagaggagctggtggaggagGAGTGCGACAAGGAGATCATCATCCAGACGGAGGACGCGGAGGAGGTCATCGAGGTTACCAGCGAACGCAGCAGCGAGTTGTGTCCGGAGCACCGGGATGATGCAAACTGCGAGGAGTCCTGCAAACTGCAAAAGGCTGAAGCAGAAGAAGAGGATGAGGAGaacgaggaggaggatgaagatgatgatgaggaggaggaggaggaagaggaggaggaagaggaagaagaagaggaggatgaagaggatgAGGAGATGGCTCCAGAAGTGATCTGTGAAGAAGCTCCTCACACTTCTCAGGACACCCAGAAAAGTCACTGTGAAGGGCAGTTCAGCCCGAAGCCCGAGTACTCGGTCATTGTGGAGGTCCGGTCGGATGATGACAAAGACGACGATGCCCGCTCCCAGAAATCAGCAGTGACCGATGAGTCAGAGATGTACGACATGATGACGAGGGGGAACCTGGGGCTACTGGAACAAGCCATCGCCCTGAAAGCTGAGCAGGTCAAAATTGTGCGGGAGCCCAGCCGGCTGCCAGGAGAGCATGTCAAGCACTTCCAGGTGGATGAGAAACAGAGCAAACCGCTGGACAGCATCCGAAAGAACTACTATGGCAAAG ATTCCTCAAGACCTGAGAAGCGAGAGATCAAATGTCCAACTCCCGGCTGCGATGGGACCGGCCACGTCACGGGTCTTTACCCTCACCACCGCAGCCTCTCTGGGTGTCCGCACAAAGACAGGATCCCTCCCGAGA TCTTGGCGATGCACGAGAACGTGTTGAAATGCCCCACACCAGGCTGCACAGGACAGGGTCACGTCAACAGCAACCGCAACACGCACAGGAG TTTATCTGGGTGCcccattgctgctgctgaaaaATTAGCCAAATCACATGAAAAGCAACAAACCCAGTCTGGTGATCCCACGAAGACCAGCTCTAATTCCGACCGGATCCTCAG GCCTATGTGCTTCGTGAAGCAACTGGAGATCCCTCAGTACGGAAGCTACCGGCCCAACATGGTCCCAGCAACCCCCCGGGCCAACCTggccaaggagctggagaaatacTCCAAGGTCACCTTCGATTATGCAAGTTTTGATGCTCAGGTTTTTGGCAAACGCATGCTTGCCCCAAAGATTCAGACTAGCGAAACCTCACCTAAAGCCTTTAAAT cCAAACCTTTTCCAAAGGCCTCTTCCCCCAGCCACAGCCCCTCCGGCAGTTACGTGAAGAGCACTTCATCTTCCTCCACAGCCTTCGACTACTCCCACGACGCCGAGGCCGCGCACATGGCGGCCACCGCCATCCTCAACCTCTCCACCCGCTGCTGGGAAATGCCGGAGAATCTCAGCACCAAGCAACAAGAAGCCCCCGGCAAG TCCATGGACATTGAGGTGGATGAAAACGGGACCCTGGACTTGAGTATGAATAAGCACCGCAAGCGGGAGAGCAcctttcccagcagcagcagctgcagcagcagtccCAGCATCAAGTCCCCAGATGTGTCCCAGCGCCAAAACAGCACCAGTGCCACAAGCAGCACCATGACCTCCCCCCAGTCCAGCCAGGCCTCCCGCCAGGATGAGTGGGATGGGCCCATCGACTACACGAAACCAAACCGGCAGCGGGAAGAGGAGCCTGAAGAG TCAGAACCTGCCGCCCACTCTTTTGCCTCCTCGGAAGCCGATGAGCAAGAAGTGTCGGAGGAAAATTTTGAAGAACGAAAATACCCCGGGGAAGTTACTTTAAGCAACTTCAAGCTTAAATTCCTCTCCAAGGACATCAAGAAAGAGCTGCTCAC TTGCCCAACCCCAGGCTGTGACGGCAGCGGACACATAACGGGAAACTATGCCTCTCACCGCAG CCTTTCTGGTTGTCCTCTTGCTGACAAGAGCCTCAGAAACCTCATGGCTGCCCACTCTGCTGACCTCAA GTGCCCTACTCCTGGTTGTGATGGCTCTGGTCACATAACAGGAAATTATGCATCGCATAGAAG TCTGTCAGGCTGCCCTCGTGCCAAGAAAAGCGGGATCAAGATCACACCGACAAAGGATGATAAAGAAGACCCAGAACTGATGAA GTGTCCGGTTCCTGGCTGCGTTGGGCTTGGACACATCAGCGGCAAATACGCCTCTCACCGGAGTGCATCAGGGTGTCCCCTCGCAGCCCGCCGGCAGAAGGAAGGATCACTCAATGGCTCCTCTTTTTCCTGGAAATCGTTGAAGAACGAAGGTCCAACCTGCCCTACCCCAGGCTGCGATGGCTCCGGCCACGCCAACGGGAGCTTCCTCACTCACAGAAG TTTGTCAGGGTGTCCAAGAGCtacttttgctgggaagaaaggaaaactctCAGGGGATGAAATTCTCAACACTAAGTTCAAGACCAGCGATG TTCTGGAGAACGATGAAGAGATCAAGCAGCTGAACAAGGAGATCAGTGAGCTGAACGAGTCCAACACGGAGATGGAAGCGGCCATGGTGAAACTGCAGTCGCAG ATCTCCACCATGGAgaagaacctgaagaacattGAGGAGGAGAACAAAATCATAGAGGAGCAAAACGAAgccctgttcctggagctctcaGGGTTGAGCCAGGCTCTGATCCAAAGTCTTGCCAATATTCGCCTTCCGCATATG GAGCCAATTAGCGAGCAGAACTTTGACGCATACGTGAACACGCTGACCGACATGTACACCAACCAGGACTGCTACCAGAACCCGGAGAACAAGGACCTGCTGGAGAGCATCAAACAAGCTGTCAAGGGCATCCAGGTTTAG